A genomic segment from Pseudobacteriovorax antillogorgiicola encodes:
- a CDS encoding PAS domain-containing protein encodes MNQSLSDPTAELIAATQSLAASHEIVVELERAKRNIEQMIDGLTTSFAIISEAGIIYKANRLMAQYFNVSIEELLGRQISDIFHPEVWSDFQEKEMILINAERKHHIEIELPIVDYEGKTKEILWTMRPLSGISGNFQRLYQILGHDISKVKEYERQIDVIFSHIPIGLFTINRSLRIEGTYSEYTKTLLGSDSLDGKSLLDLLSGIMEGYLRDLQLKKFRILKEAFGQSHEWYEKNRVQLPSELEVQPLDSQESVKICLNYNPVYMQDHIDRFIIMINEIKVSAK; translated from the coding sequence ATGAATCAGTCATTGTCAGATCCTACTGCGGAGCTCATCGCAGCGACTCAAAGCTTGGCAGCAAGTCACGAGATTGTAGTTGAACTTGAAAGGGCTAAGCGCAATATCGAACAGATGATTGATGGGCTAACCACATCTTTTGCGATTATCAGTGAAGCTGGAATTATCTATAAAGCTAATAGACTCATGGCGCAATACTTTAATGTCTCCATAGAAGAGCTTCTAGGAAGGCAGATATCAGACATCTTTCATCCAGAAGTATGGAGCGATTTCCAGGAAAAAGAAATGATCCTGATAAATGCAGAGCGCAAACATCACATCGAGATAGAACTACCGATAGTCGACTATGAGGGTAAAACTAAAGAAATCCTATGGACTATGCGCCCTCTCAGTGGCATTAGCGGTAATTTTCAACGTCTATACCAAATACTGGGACATGACATTTCCAAGGTAAAAGAATATGAGCGTCAGATTGATGTGATTTTCTCTCATATTCCCATAGGTTTATTTACAATTAATCGTAGCTTACGTATAGAAGGCACTTACAGTGAATATACTAAGACGCTTTTGGGATCAGACTCTCTCGACGGTAAATCACTTCTAGATTTGCTTTCTGGAATTATGGAAGGTTATTTAAGGGATCTTCAACTTAAAAAATTCCGGATACTTAAGGAAGCGTTCGGACAAAGTCATGAATGGTATGAGAAAAATAGAGTTCAGTTACCCAGTGAATTGGAGGTACAGCCTCTAGACTCACAAGAGAGCGTCAAAATCTGTTTAAACTATAATCCTGTATATATGCAGGATCACATTGATAGATTTATTATTATGATAAACGAAATAAAAGTGTCTGCAAAATAA
- a CDS encoding effector binding domain-containing protein produces MQHYIPAVRKALAYIENQLAHPISLEAVAETAGYSLYHFQRLFAALVGEPLADYIRKRRLTEAANKLMRTKISILNIALEAQFESQQSFHRAFKRFFNQAPGAFRRKPQPFFQGRPPVSQEMLKNLAGDFCALHDEVLQEEAWYVGMGRALGADHVQEAGRLWHDFMSRQHEINGRCSDQTYGVCMNKDADIPSRYGSYLTYLACCRVERVPDEVPPGMIRRLIPGARYARFRHDGPLDAFASTLDFIWGKFLPESDYDRLDGPDMEIYDADFDPIGETVRIDVLIPVAIGEAAQN; encoded by the coding sequence ATGCAACACTACATCCCCGCTGTCCGAAAGGCTCTAGCCTATATTGAGAACCAGCTGGCTCACCCTATATCTCTTGAAGCAGTGGCCGAGACTGCTGGATACAGCCTGTATCATTTTCAGCGGCTATTTGCGGCTTTGGTAGGGGAACCCCTGGCCGACTATATCCGCAAGCGTCGTCTCACGGAGGCCGCCAACAAACTAATGAGGACCAAGATTAGCATCCTCAATATCGCCCTAGAGGCTCAATTTGAATCCCAGCAGTCATTCCACCGCGCGTTCAAACGCTTTTTCAATCAGGCACCTGGAGCTTTTCGTAGAAAGCCGCAACCTTTCTTTCAAGGACGTCCTCCAGTGAGCCAAGAAATGTTGAAAAATCTTGCAGGAGACTTCTGTGCTCTCCATGATGAGGTTTTGCAGGAGGAAGCGTGGTATGTGGGAATGGGGAGGGCCTTAGGCGCCGATCATGTCCAAGAAGCGGGGCGTCTGTGGCATGATTTTATGTCCCGTCAACATGAAATCAACGGGCGTTGTTCCGACCAGACCTATGGGGTCTGCATGAACAAAGATGCAGATATACCAAGCCGCTATGGTTCTTACCTGACTTACCTCGCTTGTTGCCGGGTGGAACGGGTTCCTGATGAAGTACCCCCTGGAATGATCAGGCGATTAATACCAGGAGCGAGGTATGCCCGCTTTCGCCATGATGGCCCTCTCGATGCCTTCGCTTCTACTCTTGATTTCATCTGGGGCAAGTTTCTGCCTGAATCGGATTATGACAGGCTAGATGGACCTGATATGGAAATCTACGACGCTGATTTTGACCCTATCGGAGAGACGGTACGTATCGACGTTCTCATCCCAGTTGCGATCGGAGAAGCGGCTCAGAACTGA
- a CDS encoding VOC family protein → MKINGGIITDKLAETRAFYMDQLGFQVTFDSDWFCLLHCPGNPKSEVAFLTPHHPSQGELFQKPFKGDGVFFTIEVDNVDEVYAKIRAKGVNIALDIRDEEWGDRHFAVTDPNGIGIDFVTHNPRS, encoded by the coding sequence ATGAAAATCAACGGCGGCATAATCACCGACAAACTCGCGGAAACAAGAGCCTTCTATATGGACCAGCTTGGCTTTCAAGTTACTTTCGACTCAGACTGGTTTTGCTTGCTTCACTGCCCCGGCAATCCCAAATCCGAAGTCGCCTTCCTCACCCCCCACCACCCAAGCCAGGGAGAGCTGTTTCAAAAGCCGTTCAAGGGTGATGGGGTTTTCTTCACCATTGAGGTTGACAACGTTGACGAAGTCTACGCCAAGATCAGGGCTAAGGGTGTCAATATCGCCCTCGATATCAGGGATGAGGAGTGGGGTGATCGTCACTTTGCGGTGACGGATCCTAACGGCATAGGCATCGATTTCGTGACTCACAACCCAAGATCGTAA
- a CDS encoding Fic family protein, with protein sequence MKFEIRTLPSYRPDLDVLGNIAEIEHVTGLWVKTTGLSKSLIASLKKTSIITSSGASTRIEKALMSDKEVGDFVAKGRKITSISSRSEREVAGYIDALQYIYDSSGEDRISEHNVKTLHQLMTQQFTNEMLAPELRGNYKTAPNNVIEQDEIGNPIRTWFETTPPGPQTQSAMTELIEIYHQHIDLNTPKLMVIAWFVVHFLAIHPFQDGNGRLSRLLTIWLLLNNGYEWIPYVSHEKYIEDNKEAYYLRLRETKASFLSNTVDYHPWINFFSNILARQARYLKENVIEKADSFIVDSNLGKNEKLVMEALADRELSRAELQNFVPMTELGMKKLLGRLRDRGLVGVTGRGKRTKYLIKS encoded by the coding sequence ATGAAATTCGAAATCAGAACATTACCTTCATACAGACCAGACCTGGACGTACTGGGAAACATCGCTGAAATTGAGCATGTCACGGGCCTCTGGGTAAAGACTACCGGGCTTTCAAAAAGCCTAATTGCATCACTAAAGAAGACTTCGATCATAACTTCTTCAGGGGCTTCAACTCGTATCGAAAAAGCTCTCATGAGTGATAAAGAGGTGGGTGACTTTGTTGCTAAGGGGCGAAAGATTACATCCATATCGTCCCGCTCTGAACGCGAGGTCGCAGGCTATATTGATGCTCTTCAATATATCTACGATAGCTCGGGTGAAGATAGAATTAGCGAGCACAATGTCAAAACCCTGCATCAACTGATGACTCAGCAATTTACTAACGAGATGCTCGCTCCAGAGCTAAGAGGGAACTACAAGACAGCCCCTAATAATGTTATTGAGCAAGATGAGATTGGTAATCCAATAAGAACCTGGTTTGAAACAACACCACCAGGGCCGCAAACTCAGTCGGCAATGACTGAACTCATTGAGATATATCACCAGCATATCGATCTCAATACACCAAAGCTAATGGTCATTGCCTGGTTTGTAGTGCACTTTCTGGCTATTCATCCGTTTCAAGATGGCAACGGCCGATTGTCTAGGCTTCTAACTATCTGGCTTCTTCTCAATAATGGCTATGAGTGGATACCATATGTATCTCATGAGAAGTATATTGAAGACAATAAGGAAGCCTATTACCTTAGACTAAGAGAAACTAAAGCCAGCTTTCTAAGCAATACAGTTGATTACCATCCTTGGATTAACTTTTTCAGCAATATTCTCGCAAGGCAGGCTAGATACTTGAAAGAGAATGTTATTGAAAAGGCAGACAGCTTCATTGTTGATAGCAATCTCGGTAAGAATGAGAAGCTTGTTATGGAAGCACTAGCTGATCGGGAGTTATCGCGGGCTGAGTTGCAGAATTTTGTGCCGATGACTGAGTTGGGTATGAAGAAGTTACTTGGGCGGTTGCGAGATAGAGGGCTGGTAGGGGTTACAGGACGTGGGAAGAGAACGAAGTACCTGATAAAAAGCTAG
- a CDS encoding helix-turn-helix domain-containing protein, translating into MKIMMDLLVTLIEKWLEPDYRTVAALVRKSGVSESSLRRIMNRTVTPGETNVRKLLDIIATPSEYHEVMSAMFPGSKENKVYVEPGPRQVNSENLDDYYKDDHLGFKIFAATSNMKGYSKAALEKLLGTEGKRKIDKLLTAGALEEKAGRLYSEELFLSNDDVILDLCTKAPDLVRNNLDKLKGYFFSADRYTEEELELIADGFRNLIGLIEQINTSKDKTQNGRPTVVSLCFGSIDDEEFREKNNDDF; encoded by the coding sequence ATGAAGATCATGATGGACTTGTTGGTCACCCTTATTGAAAAGTGGCTAGAACCAGATTATAGAACTGTAGCGGCACTTGTCCGCAAAAGCGGAGTTTCTGAATCTTCTTTGAGAAGGATTATGAATCGGACTGTTACCCCAGGTGAAACAAATGTTAGGAAATTGCTAGACATCATAGCCACTCCTTCTGAGTATCATGAAGTAATGTCCGCCATGTTTCCTGGGAGCAAAGAGAATAAGGTCTATGTAGAACCAGGACCGAGGCAGGTTAACTCCGAAAATTTGGACGACTATTATAAGGACGACCATCTAGGATTTAAGATTTTTGCTGCGACTTCTAACATGAAAGGCTACAGCAAAGCGGCACTAGAGAAACTTCTTGGAACCGAAGGCAAAAGAAAAATAGATAAACTCCTAACAGCTGGAGCCTTAGAAGAAAAAGCAGGGAGGTTATACTCTGAAGAGCTTTTCCTTTCCAATGACGACGTGATTCTAGATCTCTGCACAAAAGCCCCTGACCTAGTAAGAAATAACCTAGACAAACTGAAGGGCTACTTTTTTTCGGCAGACAGATACACAGAAGAAGAGTTAGAGTTGATTGCAGATGGATTCAGAAATCTTATAGGTCTTATTGAGCAAATTAACACCTCAAAAGACAAAACTCAAAATGGTAGACCAACCGTTGTCTCCTTGTGCTTTGGGTCCATTGATGATGAAGAATTTCGTGAAAAAAATAATGACGACTTTTAA